The following coding sequences lie in one Cyanobacterium sp. Dongsha4 genomic window:
- a CDS encoding potassium channel family protein has product MQNSLNRIIIGSVFFCVTIAVAIVGYMMFGWTLLESTYMVVITIFGVGYGEVKPLQTPAEKIFTISVIIAGTSSAIYGLGGFISMITEGEINRALEAQRQRKTISNLENHVIICGFGHIGQVLAQQLEEVAENFVVIDHNHEIIELAKSRNYLTEEGDATDENILTKVGIDKARVLVTVLASDASNVFITLTARELNPNLVIIARGEFPSTEKKLRLAGANHVVLPASVSGMRMANLITSPNTNDFFQHPEEQSYLNDLLKQLEVQIEELSVADTSPLVGKTVKELEIRGKGSFLVVAIRRYSGDLISHPAPTLILNRGDILIVLGHQADLPQFARYYRLNRFLSTNQHG; this is encoded by the coding sequence ATGCAAAACTCTCTTAATCGAATTATTATAGGTTCAGTCTTTTTTTGTGTCACCATTGCTGTGGCTATTGTTGGCTACATGATGTTTGGCTGGACATTATTAGAATCAACCTACATGGTTGTAATTACTATTTTTGGAGTCGGTTATGGAGAGGTAAAACCGTTACAAACCCCCGCAGAAAAAATTTTTACCATTAGTGTGATAATTGCAGGGACATCTTCAGCTATTTATGGTTTGGGGGGATTTATTTCAATGATTACAGAAGGAGAAATTAATCGGGCTTTAGAGGCTCAAAGACAAAGAAAAACTATTTCTAACCTAGAAAATCACGTTATTATCTGTGGTTTTGGGCATATTGGGCAAGTTTTGGCTCAACAACTAGAAGAAGTAGCTGAGAATTTTGTAGTAATTGATCATAACCATGAAATCATTGAATTAGCTAAAAGTCGTAACTACTTAACTGAAGAAGGAGATGCTACAGATGAGAACATTTTAACGAAAGTAGGTATTGATAAAGCCAGAGTCTTAGTAACAGTATTAGCTAGTGATGCTAGTAATGTTTTTATTACCCTCACCGCCCGTGAATTGAATCCTAACCTAGTTATTATCGCAAGGGGTGAGTTTCCTAGCACGGAAAAAAAATTGCGATTAGCTGGAGCGAATCATGTGGTTTTACCCGCTTCGGTAAGTGGCATGAGAATGGCAAATTTGATTACTTCTCCTAACACCAATGATTTTTTTCAACATCCCGAAGAGCAAAGTTATCTTAATGATTTACTTAAACAGTTAGAGGTGCAGATAGAGGAATTATCTGTTGCTGATACTTCTCCTTTGGTGGGCAAAACTGTTAAAGAGTTGGAAATTCGTGGAAAGGGGTCATTTTTAGTGGTGGCTATTAGGCGTTACAGTGGAGACTTAATTAGTCATCCTGCCCCAACTCTAATCTTAAATAGGGGAGATATTTTAATTGTTTTAGGGCATCAAGCGGATTTACCTCAATTTGCCCGTTACTATCGACTTAATCGCTTTTTATCGACTAATCAACATGGATAA
- a CDS encoding methylenetetrahydrofolate reductase: MTKLENAIASKEFIITAEVTPPKGGNPERMLEVARLLKDRVHGVNITDGSRAVLRMSSIASCVLLQREGIEPICQMTGRDRNSIALQADLMGAYSLGIRNILALTGDPLKAGDHPQAKAVFELESVRLLKLIGQLNEGFDLNNKTLTDGNLNLFAGAAVDPQLKSWSGLQRRFEQKIKAGAKFFQSQLITDFDKLDRFMTEIAKGCDRPILAGIFLLKSAKNARFINKNVPGVEIPEHIINRLEKAENPLLEGMTIAAEQIKDAQQICQGVHLMAVKREDLIPQILDLAKIHH; this comes from the coding sequence ATGACTAAACTAGAAAATGCGATCGCATCTAAAGAATTCATCATCACCGCCGAGGTGACACCCCCTAAAGGTGGCAATCCTGAACGTATGCTAGAAGTTGCCCGTTTACTCAAAGATAGGGTACACGGAGTTAATATTACAGATGGTAGTCGTGCTGTACTGCGAATGTCTTCTATTGCTTCTTGTGTGTTGTTGCAAAGAGAAGGAATTGAGCCGATTTGTCAAATGACTGGGCGCGATCGCAACTCCATTGCATTACAAGCAGATTTAATGGGGGCTTATAGTTTAGGAATTAGAAATATTTTAGCTCTAACAGGAGATCCTTTAAAAGCAGGGGATCATCCTCAAGCAAAAGCAGTTTTTGAGTTAGAATCAGTCCGTTTATTAAAGTTAATTGGACAATTAAACGAGGGTTTTGATCTGAATAATAAAACCCTAACCGATGGAAATTTAAACTTATTTGCTGGAGCGGCGGTTGATCCTCAACTAAAGAGTTGGTCAGGTTTACAAAGACGTTTTGAACAAAAAATTAAAGCAGGAGCAAAGTTTTTTCAAAGTCAATTAATCACAGATTTTGATAAATTAGATCGCTTTATGACTGAAATTGCTAAAGGATGCGATCGACCTATTTTAGCAGGAATATTCTTGTTAAAAAGTGCTAAAAATGCTCGATTTATTAATAAAAATGTGCCGGGAGTAGAAATACCAGAACATATTATTAATCGCCTAGAAAAAGCAGAAAACCCATTACTAGAAGGCATGACTATTGCCGCCGAACAAATCAAAGATGCCCAACAAATTTGTCAAGGAGTCCATTTAATGGCGGTTAAAAGAGAAGATTTAATACCGCAAATATTGGATTTAGCAAAGATTCATCACTAA
- the clpS gene encoding ATP-dependent Clp protease adapter ClpS has product MTSTILASTIVAPNKSSQVTRKPYPNYKVIVLNDDFNTFDHVANCLIKYIPNMTPDYAWQLTNQVHFEGQALVWSGPLEQAELYHQQLRREGLTMAPLEAV; this is encoded by the coding sequence ATGACTTCAACCATTTTAGCTAGTACTATTGTTGCTCCGAATAAATCGAGTCAAGTTACTCGCAAACCATATCCTAACTATAAAGTTATCGTTCTTAATGATGATTTTAACACCTTTGATCATGTAGCTAATTGTTTAATCAAGTATATTCCTAATATGACTCCTGATTATGCTTGGCAATTAACCAATCAAGTACATTTTGAAGGACAAGCTTTAGTGTGGAGTGGCCCATTGGAACAAGCAGAGTTGTATCATCAACAGTTAAGAAGGGAAGGCTTGACTATGGCGCCTTTGGAGGCTGTATGA
- the hemL gene encoding glutamate-1-semialdehyde 2,1-aminomutase codes for MVNTVSFKTTKSDEIFAAAQKLMPGGVNSPVRAFKSVGGQPIVFDRVKGAYIWDVDENKYIDYVGTWGPAICGHAHPEVIKSLSEALEKGTSFGAPCYLENILAEMVIDAVPSIEMVRFVNSGTEACISVLRLMRAYTGRNKIIKFEGCYHGHGDMFLVQAGSGVATLGLPDSPGVPKSVTSDTLTAPYNDLEAVKKLFADNPDEIAGVILEPVVGNSGFIVPDAGFLEGLRLITEQNGALLVFDEVMTGFRISYGGAQAKFGITPDLTTLGKVIGGGLPVGAYGGKKEIMAMVAPSGPMYQAGTLSGNPLAMTAGIKTLELLQKPGTYEYLEEITHKLISGLLTIAKNTGHKVTGGNISGMFGMFFTGEEVHNYDDAKKADTSKFARFHRGMLERGVYLAPSQFEAGFTSIAHTEEDINQTLAMAEEVLKGIPA; via the coding sequence TTGGTAAATACAGTATCATTTAAAACTACTAAATCCGACGAAATCTTTGCCGCCGCCCAAAAATTAATGCCTGGAGGAGTTAATTCCCCTGTAAGAGCCTTTAAATCTGTCGGTGGACAACCTATTGTTTTTGACCGTGTAAAAGGTGCATATATTTGGGATGTGGATGAAAATAAATATATTGACTATGTTGGGACTTGGGGGCCTGCAATTTGTGGTCATGCTCATCCTGAAGTCATCAAATCTTTAAGTGAGGCTTTGGAAAAAGGTACAAGTTTTGGCGCACCTTGTTATTTAGAAAATATCCTCGCCGAAATGGTGATTGATGCAGTACCAAGTATTGAAATGGTGCGTTTTGTCAACTCTGGTACAGAAGCCTGTATTTCTGTTTTAAGATTGATGAGAGCCTATACAGGTAGAAACAAAATCATCAAGTTTGAGGGTTGTTATCATGGCCATGGTGATATGTTTTTAGTTCAAGCCGGTTCTGGAGTTGCCACCCTCGGATTGCCAGATTCTCCCGGAGTACCTAAAAGCGTTACATCCGACACTTTGACTGCACCTTATAACGATTTAGAAGCGGTGAAAAAATTATTTGCCGATAATCCTGATGAAATTGCAGGGGTTATTCTTGAGCCTGTAGTGGGCAATTCTGGTTTTATTGTTCCTGATGCTGGTTTCTTAGAAGGTTTAAGATTAATTACTGAGCAAAATGGTGCTTTATTGGTATTTGATGAGGTAATGACTGGTTTCCGTATTTCTTATGGTGGCGCTCAAGCTAAATTCGGTATCACTCCTGATTTAACAACTTTAGGTAAAGTTATTGGCGGTGGTTTACCAGTGGGTGCTTATGGTGGTAAAAAGGAAATCATGGCAATGGTTGCTCCTTCTGGCCCCATGTATCAAGCTGGTACTTTGTCTGGTAATCCTTTGGCTATGACGGCGGGAATTAAAACCCTTGAGCTACTACAAAAACCCGGCACTTATGAATATTTGGAAGAAATTACCCATAAACTTATAAGTGGTTTATTAACTATTGCTAAAAACACAGGTCATAAGGTTACTGGTGGTAATATTAGTGGTATGTTTGGGATGTTTTTCACTGGTGAAGAAGTTCATAATTATGATGATGCGAAAAAAGCTGACACCAGTAAATTCGCCCGTTTTCATAGAGGAATGCTTGAGAGAGGAGTATATTTAGCACCTTCTCAGTTTGAAGCTGGATTTACTTCTATTGCTCACACTGAAGAGGATATAAACCAAACTTTAGCAATGGCTGAAGAAGTGTTGAAAGGAATTCCTGCCTAA
- the trpS gene encoding tryptophan--tRNA ligase, with the protein MTKKRVLSGVQPTGNLHIGNYLGAIRNWVEIQPNYDNFFCVVDLHAITVPHDRTSLADNTYTIAALYLACGIDLNYSTIFVQSHVKAHTELTWLLNCVTPLNWLERMIQFKEKAIKQGENVSVGLLDYPVLMAADILLYDADQVPVGEDQKQHLELTRDIAIRVNDKFGSEDKPVFKVPEPMIKKEGARVMSLTDGTNKMSKSDPSELSRINLLDSPDEIRKKIKKCKTDPIMGLSFSEDRPECNNLLGLYSIFSGKSKDEVSNECGDMGWGKFKPLLTDTVIEALQPIQNKYAEIMADKTYLDSVLRDGREKAENVANATLKRVKDALGYLPPIY; encoded by the coding sequence ATGACTAAAAAGCGTGTTTTATCAGGAGTTCAACCCACAGGAAATTTACATATTGGCAATTATTTAGGGGCAATTCGTAACTGGGTAGAAATACAACCTAATTATGATAATTTTTTCTGTGTTGTTGATTTACACGCTATTACAGTTCCCCACGATCGCACTTCATTGGCAGATAATACTTATACGATTGCCGCTTTATATTTAGCTTGTGGTATTGATTTAAACTACTCTACTATTTTTGTACAGTCTCATGTAAAAGCCCATACAGAATTAACATGGTTGCTAAATTGTGTTACTCCATTGAATTGGTTAGAAAGAATGATTCAGTTTAAAGAAAAAGCGATTAAACAAGGAGAAAATGTGAGTGTGGGCTTACTAGATTATCCCGTACTAATGGCGGCGGATATTTTATTATACGATGCAGATCAAGTACCTGTAGGAGAAGATCAAAAACAACACTTAGAATTAACTCGTGATATTGCTATTCGTGTCAATGACAAGTTTGGTAGTGAAGATAAACCCGTTTTTAAAGTACCTGAACCAATGATTAAAAAAGAAGGGGCTAGAGTTATGAGTTTGACTGACGGCACAAATAAAATGTCAAAATCTGATCCTTCTGAATTGAGTAGGATTAACTTGTTAGATAGCCCTGATGAAATTAGGAAAAAGATTAAAAAATGTAAAACTGATCCCATTATGGGTTTAAGTTTCAGTGAAGATCGTCCCGAATGTAATAATTTACTGGGATTATATAGCATTTTTAGTGGTAAAAGTAAGGATGAGGTAAGTAACGAGTGTGGGGATATGGGATGGGGCAAATTTAAGCCTTTATTGACGGATACGGTGATTGAAGCATTACAACCTATTCAAAATAAATATGCAGAAATTATGGCAGATAAGACTTATCTCGATTCTGTGTTAAGAGATGGTAGGGAAAAAGCAGAAAATGTCGCCAATGCGACTCTCAAAAGAGTTAAAGATGCTTTGGGTTATTTACCACCGATTTATTAA
- a CDS encoding DUF2103 domain-containing protein: protein MSKSSEGRIVWNHSTHLDGLIPILEKLITYEGVKTVTPAVLSRSRSHSPHMKLKISVPIRGGFKLIARCGKSVQEVFVITELDKSRLEEIIKGIL, encoded by the coding sequence ATGAGTAAATCTTCTGAGGGAAGAATTGTCTGGAATCACTCTACCCATTTAGACGGGTTAATTCCCATTTTAGAAAAATTGATTACTTATGAAGGCGTTAAAACCGTTACTCCAGCCGTATTAAGTAGATCGCGATCGCACTCTCCCCATATGAAGTTAAAAATATCTGTGCCGATTCGGGGAGGGTTTAAACTAATTGCTAGATGTGGAAAAAGTGTACAAGAAGTTTTTGTGATTACAGAATTGGATAAATCTCGACTAGAAGAAATTATAAAAGGTATTCTTTAA
- the asnS gene encoding asparagine--tRNA ligase: MARIINILRNGKAQEEIEVKGWIRTKRELKEFSFIEINDGSSLGNLQAVLNSDLPNYQDIIKRLNTGVSVSIKGILVDSPAKGQKVELQAQEVIIFGDCDPETYPLQKKRHSFEFLRTIGHLRGRTNTIGAVMRVRNACANAIHQFFQSKGFLWVHTPIITASDCEGAGELFTVTNLPLEKIIQEKKDEINYENDFFGRQAYLTVSGQLEAEIMAMSFQNVYTFGPTFRAENSNTSRHLAEFWMVEPEIAFCDLEGDQNLAEEFLKYVFKYVLDHCPEDMAFFNQRINQNVLTNAENIINNEFARITYTEAINLLEKSKKKFEFPVEWGIDLQSEHERYLAEELFKKPVIVTDYPKDIKAFYMRLNDDQKTVAAMDILAPGIGEIIGGSQREERLDVLQSRIIECNVNGDELWWYLDLRRYGTVPHAGFGLGFERLVQFMTGMENIRDVIPFPRTPMNAEF, encoded by the coding sequence ATGGCAAGAATAATTAATATTTTGAGAAATGGAAAAGCTCAAGAAGAAATAGAAGTAAAAGGTTGGATTAGAACTAAAAGAGAGTTAAAAGAATTTTCTTTTATAGAAATTAATGACGGTTCTTCTCTTGGGAATTTACAAGCAGTTTTAAACTCAGATTTACCAAATTATCAAGATATTATTAAAAGATTAAATACAGGAGTTTCTGTTAGCATAAAAGGGATTTTAGTTGATTCTCCCGCTAAAGGTCAAAAAGTAGAATTACAAGCTCAAGAAGTAATCATTTTTGGTGATTGTGATCCTGAAACTTATCCTTTACAAAAAAAACGTCACTCTTTTGAATTTCTTAGAACTATTGGACATTTAAGAGGTAGAACAAATACCATTGGGGCAGTAATGCGAGTAAGAAATGCTTGTGCGAATGCTATTCACCAATTTTTTCAAAGTAAAGGTTTTTTATGGGTTCATACTCCGATTATTACCGCTAGTGATTGCGAAGGAGCAGGAGAATTATTTACCGTAACAAATCTCCCTTTAGAAAAAATCATTCAAGAAAAAAAAGATGAAATTAATTATGAAAATGACTTCTTTGGCAGACAGGCTTATTTAACAGTTAGTGGTCAATTAGAAGCTGAAATTATGGCCATGTCTTTTCAAAATGTTTATACTTTTGGTCCTACTTTTAGAGCAGAAAATTCTAACACTTCTCGACATTTAGCAGAGTTTTGGATGGTTGAACCAGAAATTGCTTTTTGTGACTTAGAAGGAGATCAAAATTTAGCAGAAGAATTTTTAAAATATGTCTTTAAATATGTTTTAGATCATTGTCCCGAAGATATGGCTTTTTTCAACCAAAGAATTAATCAAAATGTGCTTACCAATGCAGAAAATATCATTAATAATGAGTTTGCAAGAATCACTTATACAGAAGCAATAAATCTCTTAGAAAAAAGCAAGAAAAAATTTGAATTTCCCGTTGAATGGGGGATAGATTTACAATCAGAACATGAAAGATACTTAGCCGAAGAATTATTCAAAAAACCCGTCATAGTTACTGACTATCCAAAAGATATTAAAGCCTTTTATATGCGTCTCAATGATGACCAAAAAACCGTAGCGGCCATGGATATTCTAGCCCCCGGCATTGGTGAAATTATCGGCGGTTCACAAAGAGAAGAAAGATTGGATGTATTACAATCTCGTATTATTGAATGCAACGTTAATGGCGATGAACTTTGGTGGTATTTAGATTTACGTAGATATGGCACTGTTCCTCATGCTGGTTTTGGTTTAGGATTTGAAAGATTAGTTCAATTTATGACAGGAATGGAAAATATTAGAGATGTAATTCCTTTTCCTCGTACCCCAATGAATGCAGAGTTTTAA
- a CDS encoding ammonium transporter, whose translation MDKLWVLLCTGLVFLMQAGFMCLESGLTRSKNSINVAVKNFADFGISVLLFWAFGYGIMFGASQGSWFGGDNFFFSADTQGDMTVFFLFQAMFCGTATTIISGAIAERIKFLAYTIVVILVSGLIYPFYGHWVWNSNGWLKQLGFIDFAGSTVVHGIGAWVGLATLIIIGSRQGRFSDKGEVNKIQGSNLPFAVLGALFLWLGWLGFNGGSTFAFNNQVPKIILNTVLAGVGGMIMAMIFCQVKEKRVEVEELINGSISGLVAITAGCHIIPNPLAVIVGITGAAMAKFVSQALIRAKIDDAVDAVAVHGGAGLWGTISVALFGDLALMKMPISRIELLLIQLLGIVIAMVWAFGLTWLILKPLNQIFPLRVSLEAEELGLNVAEHEAKTDTYELLNVMDLQAKTHDLTLRVPVESFTEVGHIATRYNQVMDALEQNHRQNMESLEELYAVTAIAVSAVENKQFSPDDFDAFCDRPDELGILAQALQQMITIINNQQEQLQVLSGETPENYNQETRILQDTVVEILTTRFGQITPQLNVSIHKINNLTEIADLLKKAISAKSIDDL comes from the coding sequence ATGGATAAACTTTGGGTATTGTTATGTACGGGGTTAGTTTTTTTGATGCAAGCGGGTTTTATGTGCCTTGAGTCAGGATTAACTCGCTCTAAAAATAGTATCAATGTCGCTGTTAAAAATTTTGCAGATTTTGGTATCTCTGTACTTTTATTTTGGGCTTTTGGCTATGGCATTATGTTTGGTGCTTCTCAAGGAAGTTGGTTTGGTGGAGATAATTTCTTTTTCTCTGCGGATACCCAAGGAGATATGACGGTTTTTTTCCTGTTTCAAGCCATGTTTTGTGGTACGGCTACAACTATTATTTCAGGTGCGATCGCAGAACGAATTAAATTCCTAGCTTATACTATAGTTGTGATCTTAGTCTCAGGTTTGATTTACCCTTTTTATGGACATTGGGTATGGAATAGTAATGGTTGGTTAAAACAATTAGGTTTCATCGATTTTGCTGGAAGCACTGTGGTACATGGTATTGGTGCATGGGTAGGATTAGCTACTCTGATTATCATTGGTTCTCGTCAGGGTAGATTTAGCGATAAAGGAGAGGTTAATAAAATTCAAGGCTCAAATTTACCTTTTGCTGTGTTGGGTGCTTTATTTTTATGGTTAGGTTGGTTAGGATTTAATGGCGGTAGCACTTTCGCTTTTAACAATCAAGTACCAAAAATTATTCTTAACACTGTATTGGCAGGAGTGGGGGGAATGATAATGGCAATGATTTTTTGTCAAGTCAAAGAAAAACGGGTTGAGGTAGAAGAATTAATCAACGGTTCAATTTCTGGTTTAGTGGCAATTACTGCAGGTTGTCATATAATACCTAATCCTTTGGCGGTTATTGTGGGCATAACAGGGGCGGCTATGGCTAAATTTGTTTCACAAGCCTTAATTAGAGCCAAAATTGATGATGCGGTGGATGCGGTGGCAGTGCATGGAGGTGCTGGTTTATGGGGTACTATTTCCGTAGCTCTATTCGGTGATTTAGCTTTGATGAAGATGCCTATCAGTCGAATAGAATTATTGTTAATTCAGTTGTTAGGTATAGTCATCGCTATGGTTTGGGCGTTTGGTTTAACTTGGTTAATTTTGAAACCTTTAAATCAGATTTTTCCCCTCCGAGTCTCTCTTGAAGCAGAAGAATTAGGTTTAAATGTAGCTGAACATGAAGCAAAAACAGATACATATGAATTATTAAACGTTATGGACTTACAAGCAAAAACCCATGATTTAACCTTGCGAGTGCCAGTAGAATCTTTTACGGAAGTGGGTCATATTGCTACTCGTTACAATCAAGTTATGGATGCTCTCGAACAAAATCACCGTCAAAATATGGAGTCTTTAGAAGAATTATATGCAGTTACGGCAATAGCCGTTTCAGCCGTAGAAAATAAACAGTTTTCCCCCGATGATTTTGATGCTTTTTGCGATCGCCCCGATGAATTAGGTATTCTTGCTCAGGCACTTCAACAAATGATTACAATTATAAATAATCAACAGGAACAACTACAAGTTTTAAGTGGTGAAACTCCAGAAAACTATAATCAAGAAACAAGAATTTTACAAGATACGGTGGTAGAAATCTTAACTACTCGTTTTGGGCAAATAACCCCCCAATTAAATGTCAGTATTCACAAAATAAATAATTTGACTGAAATAGCCGATTTATTGAAAAAAGCCATTTCTGCAAAATCTATCGATGATTTATAG
- a CDS encoding FAD-dependent oxidoreductase, with protein sequence MNNISRRSLLKLSAISGIVGFLGYSRVVKPQPTIHKWDTLELPRFLSKPKKVVVIGGGLAGLASAYELSSRGFEVTLLEKSPQLGGKIASWDIQVGNDSFRMEHGFHGFFPQYYNLKSIVKEVAIESNFQSLEYYSVVFKGDKYKPENFRPSHSSFPWNIVDLAISSRNSLHWGINLTNPAHWRVFHAITAFKIPDSYYDLDNISVADWAAKGIPQGLFDLYFLPFAKSSLNAPDILSTGELMQFFHFYFFGNPEGLAFNGTVDDMGRSLVEPIVDRIVDNQGKIITEANISKINCNSGKITSIEYYQGDEENNVPFWVDLNPLLKDEHYSYYGGGDRLFAVVKDTDEAFSLSCTHQGCIVNKQEDGKFVCPCHGAVYDQQGKVLNPPAKRNLKTYKVIERGENQVKLVANQKTASKPKTIEADYFVFATDVVGTKHLFNLIEGDTKSYPETKAQIESLALADPFAVGRFWLDKDFEWQHSNFASLSGYRLTDSITLYHRIQNEYKAWAEKTGGSVVELHAYCYKEKEFPTQEAILNTFREELIEIVPELADANILHQQLVNQKNFSGYPPNSFKMRPSTESQISNLMFAGDWVKMPFPCGLMERAISSGLLSANAILYREGLQRRDLLSVNPSGLFSI encoded by the coding sequence ATGAATAATATATCCCGTCGCAGTTTGCTAAAATTATCCGCTATTAGTGGCATTGTTGGTTTTCTCGGCTATTCCCGTGTTGTTAAGCCTCAGCCGACAATTCATAAATGGGATACTTTAGAATTACCTCGTTTTTTAAGTAAGCCAAAGAAAGTGGTAGTTATTGGCGGTGGTTTAGCAGGATTGGCTTCTGCCTACGAGTTAAGTAGTCGGGGTTTTGAAGTTACTTTATTGGAAAAATCTCCCCAGTTAGGCGGTAAAATTGCTAGTTGGGACATTCAAGTAGGAAATGATAGTTTTAGGATGGAACATGGTTTTCATGGCTTTTTTCCTCAATACTATAACCTTAAAAGCATTGTAAAAGAAGTTGCGATCGAATCTAATTTTCAATCGTTAGAATATTATTCGGTGGTGTTTAAAGGAGATAAATATAAACCTGAAAATTTTCGCCCGTCTCATTCCTCTTTTCCTTGGAATATCGTTGATTTAGCTATTTCTTCTCGCAATTCTCTTCATTGGGGCATTAATTTAACAAATCCTGCCCATTGGCGAGTTTTTCACGCTATTACGGCCTTTAAAATTCCTGATAGCTATTATGACCTAGACAATATTTCTGTGGCAGACTGGGCGGCGAAAGGTATTCCCCAAGGCTTATTTGACTTGTACTTTCTCCCCTTTGCAAAATCCTCTCTAAATGCTCCCGATATTCTTAGTACAGGAGAACTAATGCAGTTTTTTCATTTTTACTTTTTCGGGAATCCTGAAGGGTTGGCTTTTAACGGCACAGTGGATGACATGGGCAGAAGTCTAGTTGAACCCATTGTTGATCGCATCGTTGATAATCAAGGTAAAATCATCACTGAAGCTAATATTAGTAAAATCAATTGCAATTCTGGGAAAATTACTTCTATTGAATATTATCAAGGGGATGAGGAAAACAATGTACCTTTTTGGGTAGATCTCAACCCCCTCTTAAAAGATGAACACTATAGCTATTATGGAGGAGGCGATCGCCTCTTTGCTGTAGTTAAAGATACCGATGAAGCCTTTTCTTTAAGCTGTACTCATCAAGGTTGTATTGTTAATAAGCAAGAAGACGGAAAATTTGTTTGTCCTTGTCATGGTGCAGTATATGATCAACAAGGTAAAGTGTTAAATCCTCCTGCAAAACGTAATTTAAAAACTTATAAGGTAATCGAAAGAGGAGAGAATCAAGTCAAATTAGTTGCAAATCAGAAAACCGCTAGTAAACCAAAAACCATTGAAGCGGATTATTTTGTTTTTGCTACTGATGTGGTAGGAACAAAACACCTATTTAATCTCATAGAAGGTGACACAAAAAGTTATCCCGAAACTAAAGCACAAATAGAAAGTTTAGCATTAGCTGACCCCTTTGCCGTTGGGCGTTTTTGGTTAGATAAAGATTTTGAGTGGCAACACAGCAATTTTGCCTCCTTATCAGGCTATCGTCTCACTGATAGTATTACTCTTTATCATCGCATTCAAAATGAATATAAAGCATGGGCGGAAAAAACGGGAGGTAGTGTGGTAGAGTTACACGCCTATTGTTATAAAGAAAAAGAATTTCCTACCCAAGAAGCTATTTTAAATACCTTTAGAGAAGAATTGATTGAGATTGTGCCAGAATTAGCCGATGCGAACATTTTACATCAGCAATTAGTCAACCAAAAGAACTTTTCTGGTTATCCCCCCAATAGCTTTAAAATGCGTCCTTCTACCGAGTCTCAAATCAGTAATTTAATGTTTGCAGGAGATTGGGTCAAAATGCCTTTTCCCTGTGGTTTAATGGAGAGAGCAATTAGTAGTGGTTTGTTGTCTGCTAATGCTATTCTTTATCGAGAGGGTTTACAACGACGAGATTTATTATCTGTTAATCCGTCTGGTTTATTTAGTATTTAA
- a CDS encoding STAS domain-containing protein: MNNQQICTPQGIIDHNNESQFQEQLLRFIDNTKEKDVVVDFKGVEFVDSSGLIALVRVYQEAKKQEKNLYLFNVSPSVKMIFEISRLDKVIGIRDKDYRQQLRSEDSIAA; encoded by the coding sequence ATGAATAATCAACAAATTTGTACACCACAAGGAATAATTGACCACAACAATGAAAGTCAATTTCAAGAACAGTTATTAAGATTTATCGACAACACAAAGGAAAAGGATGTTGTTGTTGATTTTAAAGGTGTTGAGTTTGTTGATTCTAGTGGTTTGATTGCTCTGGTGCGTGTTTATCAAGAAGCAAAAAAACAGGAGAAAAACTTATATCTTTTCAATGTTTCTCCTTCGGTGAAGATGATATTTGAAATTAGCCGTTTAGATAAGGTTATCGGCATAAGAGACAAGGATTATAGGCAACAACTACGCAGTGAAGATTCGATCGCAGCTTAA